TGCACGACATCGTGCGCGTTCAGGTCAGCCGCGGCGATGGTCTGGAAGTGCATGCCTCAGATGCACGCGTGCCCACCGATTCCTCCAACACCTGCTGGCGCGTCGCCGAGCGGGTCATGCGGAAGCTGAATAAATCCGGCAAAGTGACGATCACCATCGAAAAAGGACTTCCGGTGCAGGGCGGCCTGGGAGCCGGTTCCTCCAATGCCGTAGCTGCGATGTTCGCCCTCGAGCGCGCCCTGCGGACGAAACTCGCCCTCAAAGACCGCTTCGCCATCGCCGCCGAGGTCGGCTCCGACCTGCCGCTGTTCCTGCTGGGCGGCACGATTCTCGGCACTGGACGCGGCGAACGAGTCTTTCCCCTGCCCGATTTGCCTCCCTGGCCGATCGTATTGGCCCTGCCCGGTGTTGCGGTATCGACTCCGCAGGCGTTCGCCGATTGGGACGCACACCTCCATCGCCCAGTGAAACCCAACTCGCAGAAAACCCGGCAATTGACCAACATGTCTGCCTCCGATAGAATCGCTGAGTGTAGCCAGTCGATGATCGGTTGGCTCGCAGGTTCCTTCACCGGCGTTCCTGGCCTTGCGGCCGGGGACCGGGCTGAGAAACAGCTTCTCGACCTCGTCCGTGCCGGGATCGAAAACGACTTCGAAAGTGTCGTCTTTCCCCAGCATCCCGAACTGCGTGACGTGAAGAGTGTGCTAGCGGCCGGAGGCGCGGCCTACGCTTCGCTTTCCGGATCCGGTTCCACTGTTTATGGAGTCTTCTCCGCGAGCTCCAGGGCGGCGGCCGCCGCCGCAAGGCTCACGGGGAAAGGCACCACCGCGCGGATCACGCGGTTGCTGCGGCGGAATGAGTATTGCCGCAAGATGTTTGTCGATTGAGTTGCTGGGCGGTCGACTAATGGTAGGTCAAGTGCCTTTGGAGCACTTTGTCTAGGTTCGAATCCTAGCCGCCCAGCCAGGATTTGGGAGCACAGGAAATCTCGCACGGACGGAGCGGAATTCAAACCGGCGCGCGATTTCCAACAACGCATGAGTACGGGCCAGGAAGTGGCTAAGCAAGTCAATCCCGGTCAACAGACCGCAATGGCGGCAGGCACGATGGCAACAGTAGCGACTGTTAAGAAGGAAGAGCAG
This genomic window from Terriglobales bacterium contains:
- a CDS encoding 4-(cytidine 5'-diphospho)-2-C-methyl-D-erythritol kinase, which translates into the protein MPVTVRSFAKINIGLYIGDRRLDGFHDLLTVYQTIALHDIVRVQVSRGDGLEVHASDARVPTDSSNTCWRVAERVMRKLNKSGKVTITIEKGLPVQGGLGAGSSNAVAAMFALERALRTKLALKDRFAIAAEVGSDLPLFLLGGTILGTGRGERVFPLPDLPPWPIVLALPGVAVSTPQAFADWDAHLHRPVKPNSQKTRQLTNMSASDRIAECSQSMIGWLAGSFTGVPGLAAGDRAEKQLLDLVRAGIENDFESVVFPQHPELRDVKSVLAAGGAAYASLSGSGSTVYGVFSASSRAAAAAARLTGKGTTARITRLLRRNEYCRKMFVD